The genomic region TTCGAACTCTGTCACCGGATCTTGAGGAGTGGTAGACTGTTTCCAAGACTCTTTCCGGGGTGGCCGTCGCCTTTGATCGTCAGATTAACCAACACTTCGGTATGCCCCGGCAATTTGTTGGTTAAGCTAGTTAGCATCGTTGTACCGAGCCCGTCGATGATGACATCTGTAGATATGATATTCTAGAATATGATTATTCAGAATATTTTTATTAGACACAACAGAAGCCACGGCAGCTTTGACTCGAACAGTTCGTCGAAGCTGCGGCCGACACGGTTCCTGGTCTCGAAGACATTCGTCCTGATTGTTGCCCGCGACCCAGGAAACGCATCATACCGGTCAGGCTCGACAGATACACTCGTGTGATACCCGTGTCATATCGATGAGGTGGCGGTGGATATCGTCGGCAAGCCGGTACATTGCCTCTGCCTGTTCCTTCGTTGCGATACCGAGTCTGTAATAGGTCTTCGTTCGGTTTCGGTTCCACAGCTCGGCAAGCTCCTCTCCGAACGCGTCGTCGTAGAGGCCTATCTCGGCACCACGTTGGTAGAGTCGGCGGTGGCTACTGATGACCTCCGCCGCGGACATTGCCCCATCGTGGATCAATCGGAACTGGATAGTGCGCTCGATGGCGACGAACGCCGACTCGATCACGACCGTGTAGTACCCTTGGTCGAGGAGATTTGATCCCACCTCCAGCAGCCGACAGGCACGGCGAAGTTGGACCAACTCCGCGTCGTCGACATCTAATCCCTCCTCGATCGTTCCGGGACTGCCCTCGAAGGTCCGCTCGGCTTCTCCCAACTGGTCTCGGATATCGTCATTCATCGGCATACACCTCGGTTCGGAGTTCGGAGAGTTGGTCGGAACTGACCAACGTGATCCCGCCGTCGAACTGAGGGCGAAGTTGATCACCGATTCGTTGGACGCTGTCCGTCGATTCGACAAGCGGCTGGAACGTGTACCGATTCCCTTCGAACCGTTGGTCTTCGAGATCGCTAACAACCGTCTGGACAGTCCGGCGAGCTGCCGTTTGGTCTTTGTCGACGATCACCAATAGGTCGATGTCGCTGGCCCTATCTGCCTCTCCCCGAGCGACGCTTCCGAACAGGACGACCCCGACTAATCCATCCAACTCGTCCTGAAGTCGTTGTAGAAATGCCTGAACTGGTTGGTGGAACTCGCTCTGCGGGATCGAGAGAATTGGATCTGGTTTTGTGAGCCGTTCACGGTTAATCTGGACCTGCTGAGTCCGCCCATCTGGTGCGATCTCGATGACATCAAGCTCGGAAAGCAATGTCACCGCCTTTGAGATCGTTCCCTTATTTGCCCCTGTGAGGCTTGCGAGTTCGCTCATCGAGTATGTCGCATACGGCTGATCTATGAGAACGTTGAGAACGTCCTGCATTGCCTGGTATCGGAATACCCGATCCTCCGGAAACGGATACTGTAACTCTATTGAGATCGACTCTTTCCTATTAGGCATACGATTCCTATTAGGAAACGGTGTAAAAATCTGGCGGTGAACTGGCCAAATTACGGCGTGCTAGACTGTAGCCCTCTGAGTTCGTCTTCTATGTCCGCAGGGCCTCTCCGACTCGTGCCTCGATCATCTTCGTAAGCTAGGGTTCAATAGCAGAGTAGTCGGACCATCTACTGGTTCTCATCACTTGTACTGAGAGATTCGTGAATCCCCTCTCTATGTCATGGCGGTTCCACTCTGTTATCTAATGGTGTGTCTCTAGGCGTACAATTTACTGATTAACTCCTCCATCTAAGTCTTCATCAGTAGGGGGCTCACCAACCCGTCCAAAACGTCTCCCTCGGAATATGAAGGGTTGAGTATTAATCCATTCTGTAAATGTCCGGTCGGGGTCTTGGAGTATCGGTGTTTTGTGGCCGGTGAGTGGATGTTTAATGGGATCAACCCCTCCCGGTATGAAATCAATTCGAGCAGTCGGGTCGAGGCGACCGTCCTGAATCTTTTCAACGGTTTCCTCACCGATGTCGCGAGTGACTCTGTGACGTCCATACGAGTCAAATCCAGACATGATGTCAGAAGACGACTCTCGGGCGATGTACTCCAAATAAAGCGTCGTTCCGAACCAAAGCTGTGCCATCTCGTCTAAGTTCATCTGGGTGAGAGAATCGAGACCACTAGACCAGCCACTAGCCACACTCTCCCACCTTACGATCTGCTGTCCTGTCTTGAGCTCATATCTGATTGCTGCCGATGTTAGTTCTGCCATTGAACCGTATACACTACCAATCAATTGCTCCACAGGGGTCACCGGCTCAACGTGCTCGCTGTTCTGTGCTCGGAGCCACTGATGGTAAGTTAGATCATTTACCTCCATATCGGATTCAGCAACCGTTGAGATGAGGCTTGGAAAGTGGCGAATCAACAAGGAAGTGTAACTTTGGTTTCGACCATCCTCTATATCCCGTTTCATAATGGATGAAGCGGCTGTCCAGCCAAGAAATCGAGCACTAACTGCGGAACCAGTATAGACTTGATTTTCTGCTGCCGCACTAACTAGTTCTTGAGAGGTCTCGATAACTTCCGTTCGAACTCGCTCCACATTTGTCTCGTAGGGGAGGTTATCGATTAAGCCGGCTTGCCCCCGTACTACGTGTTCAACCGCTCGATTGGAATCCTCCTTAATTGCCGCCTCCCCGATCGTCCCTGCTGTCTCAGTAGATTGTATAGCTGTTTCAGTCAGTTCCTCATTAACCGCTTGCTCCAGAATCAGGGGGAGTTGGTCTTTACATACGTATTCTATTGTCTGATCAACTGGAGAGTCTTCTTCGGCTTTCCCATTCTGCTTGATAAGCGCTGAAACTCGGTCTCCGAAGATTGAGAGGCCTAGTGCGGAACTCGCCCGATCATGCTCTTCGATTGTGGAATTGATTACAGAGATAAGCGTCTGAAATGGATCTGGGTGAGCTGCGTCGTCGGCTGATAACTCAGCTTCTTCCAGCATCGATTTTGGCGTTAGCTTGTCTTCGATGTGCGATAATATCCCCTCGGGAGTCGTTCTCTCTAGTATCTGATTCATAAATCCGTAGAGAGAAACGAATGAGCCAGCCGCTAGAATACCAGATGACGCGAGTACGACTCTAAGGGTAGCATCGGAAACTGCCCCCACAACAAAGAGACCAAAGATGTCGATCGCGATAGAAAATGCGAAAACCCCAACTGTCACTCGGTATGTGGAATCTGAGCTGAAACTCTTCGCAAGCCGTGGGGAATACCGTGAGGCAGAGAGTCGTACTCCCAAAATGACGATGGAGAATACAATCGCGAAGATACCAGCTTGTACTCTTGCCAGCGTGCTCAAAATACTACGAGCTGTCTGTTGATTTGGAGTGTGGCTGCTAAATATTGCTATTCCAATAGCAGCAATCCACAATCCAATGAAAGCAACCCAGAAAAATAGGGATCTTCGGTTCATAGCTCACCAAATTTTACGAAACCGGCGACGCAGCTGCTGAATCAACGAGTGAGTACTTGCGGTCTCGACTCGTCCCTTCTGCTTCCAAGAGATTGTACTGTGCCATCTTCGAAAGGTAGGTCCGGACGGTGCGCTTCGTCCGCGGATCGTCGACCGCCTCAGTATACCGGTCGTGAATCTCGCTGGGTCCAAGCGGGCCGTGGTCGCGAACAATATCGTAGACGACCCGCTGGTGTGGTGTGAGCGAGTCGAGACTCTTCTGCTTGATTTGGGCCCGAGCATCTTCAGCAGCGTCTCTGAGAATGTCGTTGGTGATCTCTTCGTGATTTTCGCGATCAGCTGTGCTGGCTGCGCTGCGAAGCATCCCGATCGCGAGACGAGCGTCGCCAGCGGCGGCATCAGCAATCTGATAGAGCTGCTTGTCGGTGCCGGGAGGCCCTCACCCGTGTCGACCGCGGTGAGTCGTTCGCGACTGTCGCCGACGACACCGGCATCGCTGAGTCGACGCTCCGGAGCCTCCACCAGGATCGCCGCGATCTTTACCTCGGCGGCGAGGCCGAGGACAAGCGCGTCGACGACGCACTCACCGATGTCCGCCCGCTGGAGGATGCGCGGGCCGAGGATCCCAACCTCGAAGAACTGCGCGAACGCGTCGAGCGGCTGGAGGAGGCCACCGATATCGACCCCCACTGACGCACACCCTACCTCCTCAAACCCGAGTCGTGCGTACGTGTCGAATTGGTTCTATTAAAACCCTCAACCGGCGATCTGTCGTCAACCATTTGCTGAATATAGAGTGCGAATCGGCCGTGTACTATCTATCAACCAGGTAGGTTCGCCAACAGTACGAGCACGTACCAATCCTATCCAGCGAAGTCGTCAACTGCTGGCTGTATATAATCTAACTCACGGAGCCGGTCGAGCAACTCATCGTCGGAGACTGCTTCGCTGACTGCCATACTTAGGTCTTCGTTACGCTGTTCAAGCACACTAAGAAGTTGTCTCGCAGTCCTCAGTTTGTAACTTGCGTCCGGGTTGTCCATATCTTCTTGAACCTCTCCTAACAGCTCCTCTATCGTCGTGAGCACATCCACTACCATGAGCTAACTACGAGAACGAGTATCATATAGATGACTGGCGATTCGCAAAATACCCTGTGAGACGAAGTTTCTATATTTAGCACATCCCCAGAAACCTATTATCTCTTGAGGATCTCAACAGGGCCGCTTAACCAACAAAACCGCCCTTATCTACCCCTGTTGGTTAACGTCAGAGAGTACGAATTCCTCTGTGATGGGTCTTTATACACCGATCTGTTGGTTAGAAATCATCAGTGGGTATAACACTCGAGATGATGTTTTAATCCTCGAACAATAGACACGGACGATCAACGGTGTAACCTCTCGACCGCGTGCTGATAGGCCCACGGACCGGCACTCGGCGAGCGAAGGGCTTTGTCCGGTGACGCCGAAGCGCACCACATGAGCAGAGCCGTTTCTGTCGCCACGGCGTTTCTTGTCGGTGTCTGTGTGTTCGCGTGGCTCGCAGGGCCAGTGCTGGAGGCTCGGTTCGGTGCTGAGGCGTTGTTGGCCGCCTACGGGGCCGTGGCCGCTGGAACTGCAGCCACGACGTACGTACTCGTCCGTCGGGTCGACGCCCGGCTTTCGGGAGGAGAGACTAGCGGAGACGAACCGACAACCGCCAACGAGGTCGACACGGCCGACAACGATGGGCGGAACGCGAACGCTGGTGAGGACGAGACGCTGATCGTCCGGTTCGACGATCTGGACGATCTCGACGTGGAACGGGAGGTTCGACAGCTGAAGGCCGAACGTTCTGGCAGTGGCAAGGACTGACGCGCCGTTCATCGACTCACCACGAGATGCTCGATACCACCACGCGAAACGCTTCGGTATCGACACGAGCTATCGACTCTCTAAACAAAGTATTGCGACGACCTCAACACAAAATCCGGTCGTACGGCTGCTGTACGTCGTGGTGAGCTTGTTGTTACAGAACGTCTGGCGGTATTTACACTGGGAGTACGTGGCGACGCCCCGCCGTGGGGGGGCGTCGCCTCTGGAAGTGGTCGTTCAAGGAGTTCATCAATATGGTTCAACGGGCAGCGTGGACGGCCCTCGCGACGCGTCGGGCCGTCTCCCCAAATCGACCACCAGACGATCGGTTTACTCGCTACTCTCCGACAGGGCTAGCCTTCGTCATGAGTGGCGACGCTGTCGCGTCGGCGGCAGTCGCCGCCGACAGCGACAGCTCTGCGTCAGTTCGTCGAAGATTTTCTCGTCAAGGCCACCCAGCACAACCGCTTCGCCACAGAGCTCAGGCTTCAGAAACAGCTAGCTGAGGGTGCTTTGTGAGGTTCGGCAACTACTGTTTACGACGGGGAGGAGGTCACACCTCCCCTGATGATTTCTCAAATTCGACATCCATAACCTCAAATCGAGCTCCACCGTCACTCCCGCCTGTGACACGAATCTGCCAGTCATGAGCGGCGATAATCTCTTCAACAATACTCAGCCCAAATCCGGTTCCGTCTGCCGATTTCGAGTACCCGGCCTCAAAGATGTCATCATATTCCTCGGACGAAATACCCGGACCATCGTCCTCAATATAGAATCCGTCGTCAAGTTCCCCGACCGTCACAGTCACGTCAGATCCGCCGTGTTCGATTGCGTTTCGAAACAGGTTCTCAAACACCTGCTTGAGGCGGCTTTTATCTGCAAGTATACTCCGTTCGATATTGTTGAATAATGCTGCTTGGCCTGTGTCAACGGTTTCCCAGCACCCATTAATCATCGTGGCGAGATCGAACGGCTGTGCGTCGGTTACTTCTTTTCCTTCACGGGCTAGCATCAGGAGATCGTCAATCAGCGTCTCCATCCGGTTGAGACCTTTTTTTGCCTCATCCAGATAGTCGCTGTCACACTCTATGGATGCCATTTCAATTCCCCCCGTAGCGATTTGTAGTGGATTTCTCAAGTCGTGTGAAACAACACTTGTGAACTCCTCTAGTCGTTTGTTTGTGCGTTTAACC from Halorubrum salinarum harbors:
- a CDS encoding nucleotidyltransferase domain-containing protein, with product MPNRKESISIELQYPFPEDRVFRYQAMQDVLNVLIDQPYATYSMSELASLTGANKGTISKAVTLLSELDVIEIAPDGRTQQVQINRERLTKPDPILSIPQSEFHQPVQAFLQRLQDELDGLVGVVLFGSVARGEADRASDIDLLVIVDKDQTAARRTVQTVVSDLEDQRFEGNRYTFQPLVESTDSVQRIGDQLRPQFDGGITLVSSDQLSELRTEVYADE
- a CDS encoding DUF2254 family protein; its protein translation is MNRRSLFFWVAFIGLWIAAIGIAIFSSHTPNQQTARSILSTLARVQAGIFAIVFSIVILGVRLSASRYSPRLAKSFSSDSTYRVTVGVFAFSIAIDIFGLFVVGAVSDATLRVVLASSGILAAGSFVSLYGFMNQILERTTPEGILSHIEDKLTPKSMLEEAELSADDAAHPDPFQTLISVINSTIEEHDRASSALGLSIFGDRVSALIKQNGKAEEDSPVDQTIEYVCKDQLPLILEQAVNEELTETAIQSTETAGTIGEAAIKEDSNRAVEHVVRGQAGLIDNLPYETNVERVRTEVIETSQELVSAAAENQVYTGSAVSARFLGWTAASSIMKRDIEDGRNQSYTSLLIRHFPSLISTVAESDMEVNDLTYHQWLRAQNSEHVEPVTPVEQLIGSVYGSMAELTSAAIRYELKTGQQIVRWESVASGWSSGLDSLTQMNLDEMAQLWFGTTLYLEYIARESSSDIMSGFDSYGRHRVTRDIGEETVEKIQDGRLDPTARIDFIPGGVDPIKHPLTGHKTPILQDPDRTFTEWINTQPFIFRGRRFGRVGEPPTDEDLDGGVNQ